Below is a genomic region from Petrotoga sp. 9PW.55.5.1.
TATAAATAATTTCTTTAACGATTAACTATTTCTGTTGTAAATAGTAAGATAAAAGCTAATAATAAAAGGAAGGCAGGAAATAATGAAATGCTAATAAGATCAGCAATTAATCCAAACAAAGGTGGTGTAAAGGTAGAACCAATATAAGCAAAAGCCATTTGAACCCCCATCATTGACTGCGAAAGTTCCTTACCAAATATTCTAGGAGTTTGGTGAAGCATGCTTGGATAAATAGGGGCACATCCGAGGCCAATAAGAGATAAACCAATAGGAATTTTCCAAACAGGTAAAGGAAGAATAATTAATATTATTCCACCAAAGATAATGCTTAATCCAATTTTAATTAATTGTTTATTAGATAGTTGGATGGACATAAAACCCGAGAAAAAACGACCTATAGTAATTCCAAGATAGTAAATTGATGTCCAAAAAGCTGCGACCTCTGATGAAATTCCATAATTATTTACCGAATAACTGCTTGCCCAAAGACCAGCTGTTAATTCTAAAGAACAGTAAGAGAAAAAAGCTAGTAATGCCATTTTGGACCTAGGAATTTTTAAAATTTGAGTCAAAGAAAGTGCTTTAATATCTTCACTATTTTTCCCTTTGTTTTGTCTTCTCTTTTTTTCTATTGGGGAATTATTCCAGAGAGGTAAAGATATTATTAAAGCAACAACCAAAACACTTTGGATGATACCTATTGTTATATAAC
It encodes:
- a CDS encoding sugar MFS transporter codes for the protein MLALLIIIYISFISLGLPDALLGSAWPVMYQEFSVSVSYAGIISMIISLGTVVSSFLSARFIKRFGTGRVTLVSVAMTAIALIGFGLSHTFFPLLFLAIPLGLGAGSVDAALNNFVALHYEAKHMNWLHSFWGVGATTGPVIMSFWLARNNNWNMGYITIGIIQSVLVVALIISLPLWNNSPIEKKRRQNKGKNSEDIKALSLTQILKIPRSKMALLAFFSYCSLELTAGLWASSYSVNNYGISSEVAAFWTSIYYLGITIGRFFSGFMSIQLSNKQLIKIGLSIIFGGIILIILPLPVWKIPIGLSLIGLGCAPIYPSMLHQTPRIFGKELSQSMMGVQMAFAYIGSTFTPPLFGLIADLISISLFPAFLLLLAFILLFTTEIVNR